A DNA window from Phaenicophaeus curvirostris isolate KB17595 chromosome 11, BPBGC_Pcur_1.0, whole genome shotgun sequence contains the following coding sequences:
- the MON1A gene encoding vacuolar fusion protein MON1 homolog A isoform X2, translated as MAADVHKKKSWEVPNGSLAPGDGQQAERSESPTPGLAQGTEPGAGQEGAMFVHTRSYEDLTSPEDGAAAAREPEERCGEPAEETSMEQISKDFSELSTQLTGMALDLEEEMRQSKEGQLEPSPQTTRRDSVLSGKEEEDVTMDTWRMHRKHVFVLSEAGKPVYSRYGSEEALSSTMGVMMALVSFLEAEKNAIRSIHADGYKVVFVRRSPLVLVAVARTQQSEQEIAHELLYIYYQILSLLTWTQLNHIFQQKQNYDLRRLLAGSERITDNLLDLMAHDPSFLMGAVRCLPLAASVRDAVSTSLQQAKAKSLVFSILLSGNQLVSLVRKKDQFLHPIDLHLLFNLISSSSSFREGEAWTPICLPKFNSSGFFHAHISYLEQEVDLCLLLVSTDREDFFTVSDCKRRFQERLRRRGVHHALQEALRTPFYSVAQVGIPDLRHFIYKSKSSGLFTSPEIEAPYVLEEEKERLLGLYQYLHSRAHNSSRPLKNIYFTGPRENLLAWVTSAFELYICYSPLGTKAGAISAVNKLMKWIRKEEDRLFILTPQTY; from the exons ATGGCCGCCGATGTCCACAAGAAGAAGAGCTGGGAAGTGCCCAACGGGTCCCTGGCACCGGGCGATGGGCAGCAGGCGGAGCGGTCCGAGAGCCCCACGCCGGGGCTGGCGCAGGGCACGGAGCCAG GGGCCGGCCAGGAGGGAGCCATGTTCGTGCACACCCGCTCCTACGAGGACCTGACGAGTCCCGAGGACGGGGCGGCTGCGGCGCGGGAGCCGGAGGAGCGGTGTGGGGAGCCGGCCGAGGAGACCAGCATGGAGCAGATCAGCAAGGACTTCAGCGAGCTGAGCACGCAGCTCACGGGCATGGCCCTCgacctggaggaggagatgaggcagagcaaggaggggcagcTAGAGCCGTCGCCGCAGACCACGCGCCGCGACTCGGTGCTGTCgggcaaggaggaggaggacgtgACCATGGACACGTGGCGCATGCATCGGAAGCACGTCTTCGTGCTGAGCGAGGCTGGCAAGCCCGTGTACTCCCGCTACGGCTCCGAGGAGGCCCTCTCCAGCACCATGGGTGTCATGATGGCCCTGGTGTCCTTCTTGGAGGCCGAGAAAAATGCCATCCGGTCCATCCATGCAG ATGGTTACAAGGTGGTGTTCGTCCGGAGGAGCCCGCTGGTGCTGGTGGCAGTGGCACGGACGCAGCAGTCGGAGCAGGAGATCGCCCACGAGCTGCTCTACATCTACTACCAGATCCTGAGCCTGCTCACCTGGACCCAGCTCAACCACATCTTCCAGCAGAAACAGAACTACGACCTGCGCAGGCTCCTGGCCGGCTCCGAGCGCATCACTGACAACCTGCTGGACCTCATGGCCCACGATCCCAGTTTCCTTATGGGTGCCGTGCGCTGCCTGCCCCTGGCCGCCAGTGTCCGGGACGCTGTCAGCACCAGCCTCCAGCAGGCCAAGGCCAAGAGCCTGGTCTTCTCCATCCTCCTGTCGGGGAACCAGCTGGTGTCTCTTGTGAGGAAGAAGGATCAGTTCCTCCACCCCATTGACCTCCATCTGCTCTTCAACCTTATcagctcttcttcctccttccggGAGGGTGAAGCCTGGACTCCCATTTGCCTCCCCAAGTTCAACTCTAGTGGTTTTTTCCATGCCCACATCTCCTACCTGGAGCAGGAGGTGGACCTGTGCCTGCTGCTGGTCTCCACAGACCGCGAGGACTTCTTCACCGTCTCTGACTGTAAGCGGCGCTTCCAGGAGCGCCTGCGGCGGCGAGGGGTGCACCACGCTCTGCAGGAGGCCCTGCGCACCCCCTTCTACAGCGTCGCCCAGGTGGGCATCCCCGACCTCCGGCACTTCATCTACAAGTCCAAGAGCTCGGGGCTCTTCACCAG CCCCGAGATTGAGGCACCCTAcgtgctggaggaggagaaggaaaggctcTTGGGGCTCTACCAGTACCTCCACAGCCGGGCTCACAACTCTTCACGCCCCCTGAAGAACATCTACTTCACAGGCCCCCGTGAGAACCTCCTCGCGTGG GTCACGAGCGCCTTCGAGCTCTACATATGCTACAGCCCCCTGGGCACCAAGGCCGGCGCCATCAGCGCTGTCAACAAGCTCATGAAGTGGATCCGCAAGGAGGAAGACCGACTCTTCATCCTCACCCCCCAGACGTACTGA
- the MON1A gene encoding vacuolar fusion protein MON1 homolog A isoform X1, protein MAADVHKKKSWEVPNGSLAPGDGQQAERSESPTPGLAQGTEPGAGQEGAMFVHTRSYEDLTSPEDGAAAAREPEERCGEPAEETSMEQISKDFSELSTQLTGMALDLEEEMRQSKEGQLEPSPQTTRRDSVLSGKEEEDVTMDTWRMHRKHVFVLSEAGKPVYSRYGSEEALSSTMGVMMALVSFLEAEKNAIRSIHADGYKVVFVRRSPLVLVAVARTQQSEQEIAHELLYIYYQILSLLTWTQLNHIFQQKQNYDLRRLLAGSERITDNLLDLMAHDPSFLMGAVRCLPLAASVRDAVSTSLQQAKAKSLVFSILLSGNQLVSLVRKKDQFLHPIDLHLLFNLISSSSSFREGEAWTPICLPKFNSSGFFHAHISYLEQEVDLCLLLVSTDREDFFTVSDCKRRFQERLRRRGVHHALQEALRTPFYSVAQVGIPDLRHFIYKSKSSGLFTRSRAPSSSTYATAPWAPRPAPSALSTSS, encoded by the exons ATGGCCGCCGATGTCCACAAGAAGAAGAGCTGGGAAGTGCCCAACGGGTCCCTGGCACCGGGCGATGGGCAGCAGGCGGAGCGGTCCGAGAGCCCCACGCCGGGGCTGGCGCAGGGCACGGAGCCAG GGGCCGGCCAGGAGGGAGCCATGTTCGTGCACACCCGCTCCTACGAGGACCTGACGAGTCCCGAGGACGGGGCGGCTGCGGCGCGGGAGCCGGAGGAGCGGTGTGGGGAGCCGGCCGAGGAGACCAGCATGGAGCAGATCAGCAAGGACTTCAGCGAGCTGAGCACGCAGCTCACGGGCATGGCCCTCgacctggaggaggagatgaggcagagcaaggaggggcagcTAGAGCCGTCGCCGCAGACCACGCGCCGCGACTCGGTGCTGTCgggcaaggaggaggaggacgtgACCATGGACACGTGGCGCATGCATCGGAAGCACGTCTTCGTGCTGAGCGAGGCTGGCAAGCCCGTGTACTCCCGCTACGGCTCCGAGGAGGCCCTCTCCAGCACCATGGGTGTCATGATGGCCCTGGTGTCCTTCTTGGAGGCCGAGAAAAATGCCATCCGGTCCATCCATGCAG ATGGTTACAAGGTGGTGTTCGTCCGGAGGAGCCCGCTGGTGCTGGTGGCAGTGGCACGGACGCAGCAGTCGGAGCAGGAGATCGCCCACGAGCTGCTCTACATCTACTACCAGATCCTGAGCCTGCTCACCTGGACCCAGCTCAACCACATCTTCCAGCAGAAACAGAACTACGACCTGCGCAGGCTCCTGGCCGGCTCCGAGCGCATCACTGACAACCTGCTGGACCTCATGGCCCACGATCCCAGTTTCCTTATGGGTGCCGTGCGCTGCCTGCCCCTGGCCGCCAGTGTCCGGGACGCTGTCAGCACCAGCCTCCAGCAGGCCAAGGCCAAGAGCCTGGTCTTCTCCATCCTCCTGTCGGGGAACCAGCTGGTGTCTCTTGTGAGGAAGAAGGATCAGTTCCTCCACCCCATTGACCTCCATCTGCTCTTCAACCTTATcagctcttcttcctccttccggGAGGGTGAAGCCTGGACTCCCATTTGCCTCCCCAAGTTCAACTCTAGTGGTTTTTTCCATGCCCACATCTCCTACCTGGAGCAGGAGGTGGACCTGTGCCTGCTGCTGGTCTCCACAGACCGCGAGGACTTCTTCACCGTCTCTGACTGTAAGCGGCGCTTCCAGGAGCGCCTGCGGCGGCGAGGGGTGCACCACGCTCTGCAGGAGGCCCTGCGCACCCCCTTCTACAGCGTCGCCCAGGTGGGCATCCCCGACCTCCGGCACTTCATCTACAAGTCCAAGAGCTCGGGGCTCTTCACCAG GTCACGAGCGCCTTCGAGCTCTACATATGCTACAGCCCCCTGGGCACCAAGGCCGGCGCCATCAGCGCTGTCAACAAGCTCATGA